Within Candidatus Poribacteria bacterium, the genomic segment AGCATAGGTCGAAATTGATGGAAGACCTGGATGAGGTGGAGTCGATCAGAATCGAACCGGATGAGACCCTCAGCCGGTTCGACCTGATGGTTGAAACCGATGATATGATCGTTGACGCCGCTCTTTCACGGAGGGTAGAGCGAATCCAAAAGGTTATCGAGGAGGCTTATGAAGCCCATAAACCTTAAACTCAACCTATCCAAATATATGACGAGGATCAATGGGATCGAACCGCTCAAGATTTACGGGAGGGTAAAACAGGTTGTAGGACTGGTGGTTCAAGCCTCCGGGTTGAGCGCTTCCGTCGGCGAACTCTGTCTCCTTATCCCTTCCGGCGGGCCCCCGGTGAACGCCGAGGTGGTGGGATTCAGGGATGATGGGATCTTGCTTATGCCATACGGGGAGCTGAGAGGTGTAAGGGCTGGGGATAAAGTTGAGCTTTCCAAATCGACCTTGACCGTTAAGGTCGGCCGATCCTTGCTGGGTAGAGTTCTGGATGCGCTCGGCTTACCCATAGACGACAAAGGGGATCTCGTCTGGGAGGAGGAACGCCTGATTCACAATACCCCTCCGAATCCGGTTTTAAGGAGAAGAATTACAGAGCCGGTCTCCACGGGAATCAGAGCCATCGATGGGCTCTTAACGATCGGTAGGGGACAACGGATCGGGATATTCGCCGGGAGCGGTGTAGGCAAAAGCACCCTGCTCGGGATGATCGCCCGATACACCGAGGCCGATGTCAACGTCATCGCCCTCATAGGTGAAAGAGGCCGTGAGGTGAGAGAGTTCATCGAGAAGGAGCTTGGAGAAAAGGGATTAGCGAGATCGGTCGTCGTAGTGGCCACCTCCGATCAGCCTCCGCTTCTGAGGGTTTTAGGGGCATTGACAGCTACAAGTATAGCCG encodes:
- the fliI gene encoding flagellar protein export ATPase FliI — translated: MTRINGIEPLKIYGRVKQVVGLVVQASGLSASVGELCLLIPSGGPPVNAEVVGFRDDGILLMPYGELRGVRAGDKVELSKSTLTVKVGRSLLGRVLDALGLPIDDKGDLVWEEERLIHNTPPNPVLRRRITEPVSTGIRAIDGLLTIGRGQRIGIFAGSGVGKSTLLGMIARYTEADVNVIALIGERGREVREFIEKELGEKGLARSVVVVATSDQPPLLRVLGALTATSIAEFFRDRGLSVMLMMDSLTRFAMAQREIGLAAGEPPTSKGYTPSVFTKMPALLERAGTSPGKGSITGIYTVLVEGDDLSDPVADAARSILDGHIVLSRSLADQNHYPAIDVLKSVSRVMSDIASPDHKEAAAIFRQVLATYWEFRDLINIGAYQHGSNPKIDYAIAHIDAMNEFLRQDVDESSDFHTTLNRLKGLFES